GCGGCCAGCTTGGCGCGCTGTACGATTACGAAACCGGTGAGCTTGCAGATATGCAGGCTTCCGTGCAGGGGATGGCGGAAACCGTCGCCACGCTGTTTAACGATCAGCTGGCGCAGGGTTTTGACAAGAACGGCAATCCGGGTAAACCGCTGTTTACCTTTGACCTCACCAATCCGGCGGGCATTTTGCAGGTTAACGATCTCAAGCCCGACGAACTGGCGCTCTCCGGCAGCCCGGACGAGCAGGGTAACGGCGACAACCTGCAGGCGCTGATCGACCTGAAAAACAAAAAGGTCGATATCGGCGGAATGGGCAATATGAGCCTGAACGAAGGCGCGGCGGCGATCATCTCCAACATCGGTATCGCCAGTAAACAGTCGAAGAGCGAACTGGAAGCCGCCCAGGCGGTGTTTGATCAGGCGCAGCTGCAGCGCAACAACCTCAGCGCGGTCAACCAGGACGAAGAGGCGATTAACCTGCAGGTTTACATGCAGGCATACCAGTCCAACGTCAAAGTGATTGCCACCGGCAACCAGATTTTTACCGACCTGTTAGGCCTGTTTTAACGGTTGTTAAGGAAAAAATTATGCGAATCAGTAGTCTTTATAATTCCGACGCCATGATGGCGCAGCTTGGCGTCAACGGCACGCGTATGAGCAAGCTGATGGAACAAATGGCGACCCAGAAGCGAATCAACGTTCCGTCGGACGATCCGGTTGCCGCCACGCGTCTGGTGCAACTCAACCGCGAACAGTCGGCTATTCAGCAGTATCAGAGCAACATTTCGCGCCTCAGCGGCTCTCTGGCGAGCCAGGAAGCGCACGTCACGGCGATGAGCAATCAGCTTCTGTCGCTCAACGATAAGCTGTTGGGCGCGGCCAACGGCACCCACAGCAGCGAAGATATGTCGGGCTTTGGCGCTGAACTGTCGTCGATGCTGGACTCGCTGGTGGCGTCAATCAACGCCCAGAACGAGAGTGGAAGCTATCTGTTCTCTGGGACTAAAACCGACGCCAAACCGGTGGTCTGGGATGAAGCGCAGGGTAAATACATCTACCAGGGCAACGAAGGCTCGCGTGAAACCACCGTCGCCAACGGCGTGAGCGTCACCGAAAACACCAACGTCGTGCAGGCGTTTGGCAACGGTAACGATCTGGAGATGCTGAACAAGCTGAAATCGCTGAGCGAGAAAATGCAGGACCCGAGCATTCCGGTCAGCGATTATCAGGACGAGATGAACGAGATGCTGACGCTCTCTTCCGACACGCAGGGCAAAGTGGCGGCGATGTTTACCGATCTGGGTGGGCG
Above is a window of Lelliottia jeotgali DNA encoding:
- a CDS encoding Flagellar hook-associated protein FlgL → MRISSLYNSDAMMAQLGVNGTRMSKLMEQMATQKRINVPSDDPVAATRLVQLNREQSAIQQYQSNISRLSGSLASQEAHVTAMSNQLLSLNDKLLGAANGTHSSEDMSGFGAELSSMLDSLVASINAQNESGSYLFSGTKTDAKPVVWDEAQGKYIYQGNEGSRETTVANGVSVTENTNVVQAFGNGNDLEMLNKLKSLSEKMQDPSIPVSDYQDEMNEMLTLSSDTQGKVAAMFTDLGGRQNRLTMLGDAHTDVSTANDQVVRDLSDTDWATTSINLQLYSNSVQVTNKAYSMISQLSLFSML